A window of Chryseobacterium aquaeductus genomic DNA:
CTACAACTTACGGAATTATGGAGACGCAAAAATTTTATTATGACAATCATATTGTCAGAGCATTCCTCTATGCCACTGTAGCATTTGGAATTATTGGTTTTATTTTAGGGCTCACCGCTGCTTTGATGTTGTTCTATCCCGAATTACCAGAGTTTTTATTCGGAACAGATGATACTACAATCCAAAGTTTGAGAAGTGGAAATATTCAGGGATTGATCAACTCTCAGGGAACTTTAGGATTTGGAAGAATCAGAATGCTTCATACAAGCGCAGTAATTTTTGCATTCGTCTGTAATTCATTTTTTTGCGGAGCTTACTACAGTATGCAAAGACTTCTGAAAACAAGAATGTACAGCGATACCTTATCCTGGATTCATTTCTGGACTTGGCAAATTATGATCATTGCTGTTGTGATTACCTTTCTGATGGGCATCAACACCTCAAAAGAATATGCAGAACACGAGTGGCCAATTGATATCTTAATCACATTTTCCTGGGTGGTTTTCGGGATAAATATGTTTGGAACAATTGCCAAAAGAAGAGTTCGCCATTTGTATGTCGCCATTTGGTTTTACATCGCTACTTGGATCGCTGTTGCAATGTTGCATATATTCAACAATTTAGAAGTTCCTTTATCTTTCACAGGTTGGAAATCTTATTCTGCCTACGCAGGAGTAAAAGATGCTTTGGTACAGTGGTGGTACGGTCATAATGCAGTTGCCTTCGTTCTGACAACTCCAGTTTTAGGTTTGATGTATTATTTTATGCCAAAAGCTGCCAACAGACCTGTGTTTTCTTACAAATTATCAATCATTCACTTTTGGTCTCTCATCTTCGTTTATCTATGGGCTGGGCCACATCACCTTCAATATACCGCTTTGCCTGCTTGGGCTCAGGCAGTCGGAACAGGTTTCTCAATTATGCTGATCGCACCTTCTTGGGGAGGAATGCTGAACGGACTTCTTACGTTAAGAGGAGCTTGGGATAAAGTGAGAGAAAATCCTATCCTTAAATTCTTTGTGGTAGCAATCACCTGTTACGGAATGGCAACTTTTGAAGGTCCACTTCTAGCAACAAAATCTTTAAATAAAATAGGACATTATACGGACTGGGTAATTGGTCACGTTCACTTGGGAGCTTTAGGCTGGAACGGATTCATGGCGTTCGGAGTTGTTTATTACTTGGTTCCGATCATGTGGAAAACGGAAATTTGGTCTAAAAAATTGGCAAACTGGCATTTTTGGCTGGGAACTTTAGGAATCATTTTCTATGCGGTTCCAATGTACATCGCAGGATTTACGCAAGGTTTGATGTGGAAACAATTTAATCCGGACGGAACTTTATTATGGAAAAACTGGCTAGACACGGTGACTGCAATTATTCCATATTTTAAATTAAGATTTTTGGGAGGATTATTTTATCTGAGCGGAGCGATTTTAATGGTAGTTAATGTTTACAAAACCATCAAAGCAGGATCGTTCCAAAAAAATGTGCCTGCAGAAGCTCCGGCACTAGCAAATGTAGGTACAGCAAGAAAACAGGGAGAAGGTGTACATCTTTGGATAGAAAGAACACCACATATACTATCTATTCTGGCATTCATAGCGATTGCCATTGGCGGATTGGTGGAAATTGTTCCTACACTCACAGTGAAAAGCAATTTGCCTCAAATCGCAGCAGTGAAACCTTATTCGCCATTAGAATTGGAGGGTAGAGATTTATACATTCGTGAAGGTTGTAATTCTTGTCACTCTCAGATGATCAGGCCTTTTCGTGATGAGGTAATGAGATTTGACGGTAAAAACGGGCAGTATTCTAAAGCCGGAGAATTTATTTACGACAGACCGTTTTTATGGGGATCTAAAAGAACGGGACCAGATTTGCACAGAGAAGGTGCAAGAAACCCAGACTCGTGGCATTTTAAACACATGTATAATCCCAGAATTACTTCAGCAGGATCTATCATGCCGCGTTTCCCTTGGTTGATTGCCAATAAACTGGATCGTTCTCAGATGGTTGCCAAGATAAAATTAATGAAAAACACTTTTGATATGCCTTATACAAAAGCTGAAATAGATTCTGCTGATCAATGGGCAAATAACCAATCTGCGGCAATCGTTAAAAGAATTTATTCGGAAGCGACAGATGTCAAAAGCCAGATGGAACAAGAAAAAACTGCCAAAGGAAATACTTTTATTCCACTTGAGCAGAGAGAAATCATTGCTATGATTGCCTATCTGCAAAGACTGGGAACCGACATCAAAACAACAGACATTAAGACGGCAAGTGTAAAATAATTAATCGTAAAATTTTAATCAGAATGAAAACGAGAACTCCATTATCCATATACATCGCAGTTGCATTAGGGTTGACCTTTATGGCGTTTGAGATGTTTGCATCAGATTCCGGTTATTTTACTTCTCCATTTTTCTGGGCATTGCTTGTAATTGTTATCATCCTTCTTTTCATTATGTATTCCATCGGAGACTTGGTAGAAAATGAAAATTTCAACAGATTATCAGATGCAGAAAAGCAAATCTATATTGCAGAAAAATCAACACCATATTACCAAAAACTTTGGAACTCTGCC
This region includes:
- the ccoN gene encoding cytochrome-c oxidase, cbb3-type subunit I, producing METQKFYYDNHIVRAFLYATVAFGIIGFILGLTAALMLFYPELPEFLFGTDDTTIQSLRSGNIQGLINSQGTLGFGRIRMLHTSAVIFAFVCNSFFCGAYYSMQRLLKTRMYSDTLSWIHFWTWQIMIIAVVITFLMGINTSKEYAEHEWPIDILITFSWVVFGINMFGTIAKRRVRHLYVAIWFYIATWIAVAMLHIFNNLEVPLSFTGWKSYSAYAGVKDALVQWWYGHNAVAFVLTTPVLGLMYYFMPKAANRPVFSYKLSIIHFWSLIFVYLWAGPHHLQYTALPAWAQAVGTGFSIMLIAPSWGGMLNGLLTLRGAWDKVRENPILKFFVVAITCYGMATFEGPLLATKSLNKIGHYTDWVIGHVHLGALGWNGFMAFGVVYYLVPIMWKTEIWSKKLANWHFWLGTLGIIFYAVPMYIAGFTQGLMWKQFNPDGTLLWKNWLDTVTAIIPYFKLRFLGGLFYLSGAILMVVNVYKTIKAGSFQKNVPAEAPALANVGTARKQGEGVHLWIERTPHILSILAFIAIAIGGLVEIVPTLTVKSNLPQIAAVKPYSPLELEGRDLYIREGCNSCHSQMIRPFRDEVMRFDGKNGQYSKAGEFIYDRPFLWGSKRTGPDLHREGARNPDSWHFKHMYNPRITSAGSIMPRFPWLIANKLDRSQMVAKIKLMKNTFDMPYTKAEIDSADQWANNQSAAIVKRIYSEATDVKSQMEQEKTAKGNTFIPLEQREIIAMIAYLQRLGTDIKTTDIKTASVK